ATATTGGCTCCCTGACCCTCTCCAAATTCCCTCTCCCTGCATTCCTTTCCAGGAAAGACCCCTGGGACAAGATGAGATCGAAGGTAACCTCTGTCCCCGAATGCCACCTCATTGTCATCCACCCCTAGGCTTCTCCCTGTGCATCTCAGGGTAGACCCTTCCCACGCAAGCTtcatccccctctctcttcccactcAGCCGTGATGTTGTGCAACTCCTCATGCTCACTTAGGAGCCTCCCAAAGTGTTTAGAAGACATACCCATCCCTAAGTATCTCAGAGACCCAGGAGAGACACATGTatgagtttttgggtttttgtttattaattttttaataaacatataatgtatttttgtccccaggggtacaggtctgtgaatcgccaggtttacacatttcacaagcactcaccatagcacataccctccccaatgtccataaccccaccaccctctcccgattcccctccccccagcaaccctcagcctgttttgtgagattgagtcttttatggtttgtctccctcccgatcccatcttctttcattttttcttttcctaccccccaaacccacttcctcatatcagggagatcatatgatagttgtttttctccggttgacttatttcacatgcATGAGTTTTAAGTTGAATCAAAAACTTGACTTTTCTTTTGGTGGTTTGAAAGCTTCGCATAATTTCAGCCCAGAATTTGGAGGACCGCCATGCCGTCGCTTTGCAGTGTCACGGATCATTTCTCTTGTACATTTTGGTCTTGCATGTTACAATCTCCAGCCACATTTCATACATCACTCCTGTTTGaaacttttgttttcaaatatgccTTCTCCTTTGCAAAGTCTTTAGTTGGTGACTCCCTGACGGTTTCAAGGGATGCCAGTTCCTCCCCATGGACTGTTTCAGGTTCCCCCAAAGTTCTTCTCTCTTAACTTTTCAGAGCTTCGGGAAGCATTTCTTGAGTTCGACAAGGACAGAGATGGGTTCATCTCCTGTAAAGATTTGGGGAATCTCATGAGGACGATGGGTTATATGCCCACAGAGATGGAGCTCATTGAACTGGGCCAACAAATCCACATGAACTGTGAGGCCAGGGCGGGAAGAactgctgggagtgggggagggctgTGGTAGAAGGGGGAGGGATGTGAGGCTaagccagagagaaggaaaagggtaGGGGTCCCTAGGAGTCTAGAAGTAAGGACTCCAGGATGGACTCAGGGAGGCAGTGTTGGAAGTGGATAAAAGGGTGACTCTTCAAGGCAGATTTCGTTTCAAGACCCACTTCTATCATTTACTGATGGTGGTACTTTTGAAATGTGGAGTCAGCTCCCATGCTTGAGTCCGTTGCCCCACCTGTCAGGAAGAGATGATGTCACTCCTTGTGGGATTGCGATAAAGGAGCTGATGCAGGTCAGGCTTAGCCTCCAGTAAGGGGTGATTTATGGAGGTCACAACCACAACCACCGAGATGCATTGGTAGAGGGCAAGATTGGAACCCAGTTTATCACCGGAAGCAAACTTGGGATGGATTTCAGAGCTCATTTTGAGAAGGAAGCTTGGACAAAATTGCTCTGGGCTTTGCTTCCAGGCGTACCACAGAGTAAATGAGGCTAGGCATGGATGGGATCGTGTTCCTATCCGGAAGGGATTTGGCTCCCACTGAATTCACTCTCCCCCTTCTATAGACCAACAGATGAGCGAACGTAGATCTGAACCAATTAagagatttgcccaaggtcacagggacAGCTAGTGACTTCCATCCCACACACCCAATCCATCCTGGTTGGGATTAGAGGGACTCTGTGCCCAGGTTGGCTGAGAGGGAAAGTTCTCAGAAGGCAGGGAGATCAGAACAGTTCTCCCTGTTGAACAGACCTCCAGACCTCAAAGGGTCCAGTGGGGTCATGGGGGGTTGATTCCTTGGCATCTCACTAGACCTGCCTCTTCTGTCCTCAGTGGGTGGCCGTGTCGACTTTGATGATTTTGTGGAGCTGATGACGCCCAAACTGCTGGCTGAAACAGCAGGGATGATCGGTGTCCAGGAGATGAGAGATGCCTTCAAGGAAGTGAGTTAAGGGTTTCATGGTGTCAGTGCTTGAAGGAAACCTCAGGGTTCTATGACTGGTCTTCAAGTGTAGACGGAACCCACCCAAACCAAGTTTTTTGGGAACTATAATGGATGTATAGGGAAGGAAAATGACATCTTCCAAACACTTGCAAAGCACAAGGCCCTCTACACATACTCTCTAGTTTATACATCATATGGAACAGTAGGGGTAAGTGACTCCTTACCCCAGTTATGCATATGAGAACAATGAGGCTTATGGAATTTACAAATCTTACCCAAGTCCTGCAATCCCCAGAACACACACTAGGACCTCTAATTTCCGTGCCCGTAATGGGAAGAAGGAATCCAATAATTTGAGATCCCACAGGGGAATGCAAAGAGATAATCTGGTTTAACCCACTTGTAGAGACGCTTTAAAAATGAGATCCAGGGAGGTGAGGGGCTTGCTGAAATTCGCTTTCATCCCCTAATAAAATGCGTTtctcaggagcgcctgggtgactcagtaggttaagcatctgcatttgatATATAGCAGTGTGATTGaggaactcatttttttttttcattttatctaattttgaTTACTttcaatttgattattttttcaattttcactTACATTCAACAGAATATAAATTCAATTTgtgtgaatttaaaaacaaatacacagttCAGTTACTGGGAAACATTCCTTTCAGAAAAACTTGGGTGTGTGGTctaccttttcttttattaaaaaagattttatttgtttatttgagagagggggggtgagcaggggcagagggacaggaagaagcagtctccttgctgagcaaagagcccaacatgagacttgattccaggaccccgagatcatggactgaactgaaagcagatacttaactgactgagccccccaggcgcccctgatttgttttaaacaaacatGAACACAAGGCTCTGATGTATAGACCATGTGGGGATCCAGAGGACCAATGGGGGGGGGCTGTCATGATagtccaggcaagagatgatTGTGGCCTTGGCCACATTAGCATCAGCTGACTAAGGAAGGATAGTTAGCTGCCCCACCTGCTTGGGATGTAGAACATATGAAACATTCCGGTAGATCGGTAAAGTGTTTGCAGCATGGAGTTTTGAAAAGAGTTCATTGATTCAGCATACCAGGTGGCAGGCACTGTATGGGGCTGGGCACAGGGCAGCGAATCGGGCAGTGAACAAGGCTGTGCTGATGACCACCTTCGGGGACCTGACCCGCCTGTACACCATGTGCAAAAGCACTTATCTTAATTCCTGACCCACAGTGAACTGGTCAGTAAACACTGCTCTTGGGATTGTCGTACTTGTGGCTGACATCACCCCCCCTGCTTCCGTCAGTTTGACGCCAATGGAGATGGAGAGATCACCCTCGGGGAGCTGCAGCAGGCCATGCAGAGGCTCCTGGGAGAGAAGCTCACACCCCGTGAGATCTCGGAGGTTGTGCAGGAGGCCGATGTGAACGGAGATGGTACCGTCGACTTTGAAGGTGACGTTACATGGGGATAGCCACTGGTAgacgcttaaccctctgagctatccaggcactcTGACAAAAGCTAAATTTTTAACCCAATATTCAAGTGCATCCATAGTCTGCCCCCACCCACTCCACACTTCAGCAAACTCTCTCTGAGCTGCTGTGCTCTGGGGCACACTTGGCCCCTGCTCTGTGTCCCTCAAATCCTATTCCTTTTTCCCTGGTGTTCCTTCCACTTCCTGCACCTTCCCCATCAGTGCATTCTTAGGTCTCATCTCTCCCTTGGGAATCGGCACAGCAATGCCTCTGCCAAGAAGCTTCCCTTCACCCTTAGCTGGGTGTATTAAACCCCACTCTGTGGTCCTACAGACGTTTTCCTGTTCCTCTCCCTTCAAAGGGAGTAATCTCTGAAGACTTTGATGCTCTGAGTTGTGTTCACCTTCCGGGCCATCAGATTCCTGGAGGGTGATGAGGGATGTTCTCTGAACCGTCCACTGTCAGTCCCCAGAGGGAAGTTTGGTAGATATTCATTGCATGACCACAACTTAGTAAACGTTTGCTGGATGCCTGCTGGATCTCGCCAGGCTCAGGTGTGCAGGGGACACCACTGGAAATCTGGACAAGGTTGGAGACAGATCcccaggcaggggagggacagactgACCTCAGGACCTGGGTGGGGCCCTGGAGTTCATCTGGCATGGAGTCACAGAGCAGTCAGGGTCACCCTGCCTTCATTCCAGGCTTTGCCACTCACCGTCCTCGTGACCTCAGGCTCACTGGTCAGCCTCACTGACCTCTGTTTGCCTATCtgtaaaaaatggtattttctcCTCCAGGATTAGTTGAAAGTATGAGATCAGATAATCACAGTTATTATTGAACACTTCGTGTGTCTTATAAGCATGATCTTGTTTAACCATCTGAAAGACTATAGAAGGCATATGGCCGTCCTGTGACTCCCAGGTTGGAGATGAAGAAACCGAGGTACACCGGGGACTTGCCCGCAGATCCCCCATGGttcctgacacacacacatacagtaagGGCTCAAAAGTAAAGCTGGCCGCCCTTACAAATATGTGTCTCACCAGGGACTTTTCTTTGCAGAGTTTGTGAAGATGATGTCTCGCTGAGAAGGTTCCAGAAGCCCCATACCCCCCTCCCTGGCCAACATGGATCAAACATTTGCTGAGGACTGAATCCCCCTGGGCCCTTCcaggagagagggtgggagggtgcATGGTGATGGGCCCtgcagagagagcatgagctgaggtTAGCCTGGAGCGGTCACTTTGTCCAGATAGCACTATGGGGTGAGGGGTACCTCTCTAGAGTGAGATTAAGAAGGAAGAGTCTACATACGGAAATGAGATTGGGACTAGGGTTAGTGTCACTCCCCCAAGACACCTTTTGACTTTTCATAATCCCCAATGCCTATGTCTCTTCCCCAGCATCCTCTTGGGTCCAACTCCTGAAAAAGTTCAGCCCGTAGTCCACACTTCCCCCTTCTTGCTTCCAAtctcctcagtttctttctgccAGTAAGAGGGGGCATGCCGATCTTGGGGCTACAAATGGAATTCCTGATAAGACTGGGCTTAGAAATGGTTCATTAAAGAGGCTTTCAAAAGTGAGCTTAGTccgttttgttcatttcttagaAGCTCAGTCTGCTTTTTCCCCTCTAGCCTCCTACTTCCTTTTCCTTGTGTAAGATACTCAGGCCACTGAATTAAATCATAAATCTGGATTACCAAGGTTTAGGGCAAGCTGATCCCCAGGGGAGTTAATCCCCTGCAAAATGTCATCAAgcaaaggtggggggggggacggggAGTTCTCAAATTCCAGCTCAGCCAGGTGGTGTGGAAACCATTCCTGAGAACCCCAGCCCCCCTGCATTGGGCCACACAGGGAACTCCGGGATATGGCCTCTGTTAGGAGGGGCGTCATGCCAGTCCCCACACCCTGACACTGACCTGCGCCCTGTCACCGGAGGGTCTGTTCCTCCTCACCTTTACCTGAGGGCAGTATGCTCCAGGAACGCCAGGTCCCCAAAGTACAAGATTTGTGTCCCACCTTCCAGAAAGTTTTCCTCACATCTGAAACCCACTAAGTAGATGTATATAATAGGTCATCCAGTTCAACAGCCTTGTTTCGTAAAATTAAAATTTCgtttttgcccttccttcctccctgtctccttcccttccctccgtgccttcctccccttctgcgCTGCATTTATTCAACAGTGATATATGAAGTTGTTGCTGTAGGTGCTCTTCCAAGCATGGGGCTCCCATGATGAATGAAATACACCAATCCCCGCCCTCCTCCCAGAGAACTTACATTATAAAGggaggagacagacacagaacAAAATACATGATTAAATATAATCCTAGTTAGTATGGTCGAAGTTGGTAAGAGATATGGAGAAAAACGGAGCAAGAAGGTGGTTTAAGGGGTCTGAGAACGAGCAGGAGTCCCCATTCCATGCAGGGACATCAGAGAGTCTACGGAGCACCAGGGGCATATCCAAAGGAAGAGCACTTCCAACACAGTGTagagcaaatgcaaaggccctgaggcaggaaggtAGTTGGCTGTGTTGGAGGAATGGTGGGAAGCCATGGTGGTCGGACAGAGGTAAGGGGGTGGATCAGGGTTAAACCATGATGATGCAATGTTCTAGATCTGCACTGTTATGGTAGTCACTcaccacatgtggctactgagttTTAAACCTGGTGAATGAggctgagaaactgaattttatttttattctgctaAATCAACATTTTACAACACTGATTTTATGAATGATGTCAGGAGGGCAAGGGGAAGGGGATTCCACATAAGCAAGGCATAGAGGCTGGAGTCGGGAATAGGGCAGGGGCTGGAGTGTACTGAATgagtgggcagaggcaggaagtgTGTGAGGGAAGGCTGGAGACAAGGACAAGGCACATGTAGGATCTGGGGGGCAGGAAGGCCAGGTTTCCTGTGGCATGTTTGTATGTGACTGGCATGTGATGGTTCTTGAGCCATCATGGAATGAGATCTTCGGGCTTCTCCAATGTCTATGCAATGTCATTTTAGACAATCAGATTGGTACCGTGTGGCTGAATGGTTAAATCTATCCCCGATGTCTGCAGGCAGTGTGGGATAGTGGTCACAATTGCTCAGTGTTTtatgaaagaggaggaggggcaagggggggggggggagagggagaacaatAACACGAGGATGCATCTGGGCTCACAGGGAAACAGACTCTGTAATCAATTACTGATGTCTGCCACTGGCATAGGGGAAGGATAGTCAAGGTAGGATtgcaatgaattttctttttttttaattctttatttaaattcctatactgttaacatacactgtattattagtttcaggggtagtaTTTAGTGATCtgtcagttgcatgtaacacccattACATCGAGTGCAATGACTTCTCTACATTCTTTACCTTCTGTTTACTTTCgaatttatttattactgatTTAACAAGTATCTACAAATGCTCCACTCAAATCTACCATTtcccagaaagagagagcaggctgcagTTCCTTCCTTGGGCTCCTGGGCTGAGAATCTGACCTCCCCCCATGAGACTCACCAATGCCGTCACCAACGCTTCCTTCACCACATTCctgtccctccccatctctctcattCCAAGAGGTACAAAAAGCAGCCCTGGGGTTAACTGTGGGCTCCTGTGGTTATGCCACATTTCCCCTCCGTTTTTCACAAAGGACCAAGTGATCAAGCAAAATGGCGAGCAAGGTATTTCTAAAAGCGATTAAACTTGAAAGactcaatgaaaaaaacaaagcaggttCTAAACTTGGTATGTCCGTCTTCCACTGAAGATATTTTTCCTCCcctggaaaataaaatcacaagccAGCATTCAGGTAATAGGTATGCACTGACTCAAAACACAATGTGAATACCAAAGTACTATATTGGTTTTCAAGACTGAGTCAGAAGATGAGGAGCTGAGACACCCCTGCCCTTCACCTGGCTCACAGGGACTGGAAAACACTGACCGTGAGCACCTCAGCCTCACCTCTACTAATAGGTTTGGTGAAAGAGGGGCCTGAAGAAGATAGTTGTGCTCTGGATGTCCACTAAAAATGTTCTTCTTTCTAGCCACAGCCTGGGGATGACTTGTGGGTGTtcttggtttgggtttgggttttgttttagagaaaaaagagagagagagggagtgggggggggaTGAGGGGAAGGGAGCACAGAGTCCAACTCAGAGCTcaatttatgaccctgagatcatgacctgagccaaaatcaagagatgcttgactgactgagccacccaggcacaacaACATGTGAGTGTTTTTAAATATCCACCCTGTTAGGATGGTACCCAGAGCCCCAAGGCCACTCCTTTGCCTCTCCTCTACTCCAGGAAGATAATTTTCATGGCCAAGCCAAAATTCAGGAGTCATCCATAAGCCACATGCGTCCTAAGGGTATATAGTGCTAGAAACACGAGAGTTGTCCCCACATCTGAGGGAAGGGCTTCTGTTTGTGTTTAAATCCCAGAATCAGAGTGATTAGGTCAGTAGAACCAGCTATTTGAGAGTTTCCACAGGCCTTAGAATACTAAAGCCAGAGGAAAGAGCTAGAAGGGAGAGTGAGGTGGATCCTGTGGAGAGATTGGAAGACTTATgcatggaggtgggggagggacccACATGATGGGGAGCAGAAATGACCCCACCTTTTCCTCCACTGGCTACTTAGTGATGGGGTTAGCAGATCAACGACCTGGTGCCATGTCCTCTGGGGACTGGAGAAGTCCTGGTGGTTTCCTTTCAAGCCTATCTTTTCTTCTCGTGCTCTAgagaaattctgtttttcttgcaCACCCAACGCCTGCTGGTCCTAAAACCTGGCATGGTAACTTTCAGGGTCGGAAAGAGTTCGTCCACCTCCTTCTAAGTCAGGAAGCTGTCCCagtctctccctacccccacttcACCTCACCTCTGGGTCGTGGAGCTCATCCTGTTGGGAACCTCAGTGAATCATGCTAGAAGGACACTGCACTGCCCAGGGGTACATTACGCATCTCACCTTTGCATCAACAATACACCCAGGTGCGGTCCCGGTCATAGTCATAAGACGTTGCACACCACATAAGGTTCTGCTTTGTTCCTTTGTTGGTACAGTTAAAATAATTCTTGTTTTTATAGTTGAATGGGAAGTGGCATGG
The DNA window shown above is from Mustela nigripes isolate SB6536 chromosome 17, MUSNIG.SB6536, whole genome shotgun sequence and carries:
- the CABP5 gene encoding calcium-binding protein 5: MQFPMGPACIFLRKGIAEKQRERPLGQDEIEELREAFLEFDKDRDGFISCKDLGNLMRTMGYMPTEMELIELGQQIHMNLGGRVDFDDFVELMTPKLLAETAGMIGVQEMRDAFKEFDANGDGEITLGELQQAMQRLLGEKLTPREISEVVQEADVNGDGTVDFEEFVKMMSR